In a single window of the Bactrocera dorsalis isolate Fly_Bdor chromosome 2, ASM2337382v1, whole genome shotgun sequence genome:
- the LOC125776356 gene encoding uncharacterized protein LOC125776356 — protein MYQLLMGPIARALDYLQGENNVNYGCLIPTLMTLSNRLNKLQNKPEMQQVSPVIAKLEQRLRDRFDAFFTLKPEANIALAATVLTPDIKMSWIKMLQRIKPEVTAADIRTWVLNTICDFYAKDNRAFNAQILKSNELFAKNRHFDSDLNDTNNEEGTNATPDPSGSDRRAFLTHHFFCYLNDNSRTDDTWVKHCSLKEAFVAFNTPLTSSAPVERLFSFAGIVNSPRRQSMSDLSFEKLVLSLFVVQN, from the exons ATGTACCAGTTGTTGATGGGGCCTATTGCTCGTGCCTTGGACTACCTTCAAGGAGAAAATAACGTGAATTACG GCTGCTTAATTCCGACTCTGATGACCCTCAGCAATAGATTAAATAAGCTGCAAAACAAGCCAGAAATGCAGCAAGTTTCCCCTGTGATTGCTAAGTTGGAGCAGCGTTTGAGAGATCGGTTTGAcgcattttttactttaaaaccaGAGGCCAATATAGCACTAGCGGCAACTGTACTAACTCCAGATATTAAAATGAGCTGGATCAAGATGTTGCAAAGGATAAAACCGGAGGTGACAGCAGCAGACATAAGAACCTGGGTTTTAAACACAATTTGCGATTTCTATGCAAAAGATAATCGTGCTTTCAAtgcacaaatattgaaaagtaatgaattatttgcaaaaaataggcATTTTGATTCTGACCTCAACG ACACAAATAACGAAGAAGGAACAAATGCTACTCCTGACCCAAGTGGTAGTGATCGTCGGGCTTTTTTGACCCATCACTTTTTCTGTTACTTAAATGACAATTCAAGAACAGACGACACTTGGGTAAAACATTGCAGTCTGAAAGAAGCTTTTGTTGCCTTTAATACTCCCCTGACATCCTCAGCACCAGTAGAGAGGCTATTTTCCTTTGCGGGGATAGTGAACAGTCCAAGACGCCAGTCAATGTCGGACTTATCATTTGAGAAATTGGTGTTATCTTTATTTGTTGtacaaaattga